agcagccctacTGAAAATCATTAAACTAAGCAGTTCTTTGTCGTATCCTCAGTCTCAGGGGTCCAGAAGGTATTTTTCAGAGGACAACAGGATCTTACTTGGCTGTTCGTTTGACTGATTTTCTGGACTTAGAAACAGCTGCTGCTTTCTCCACTTCCACGAGATCTTCTTCTAAATCGATTTcatcctgaaaaaaaacaaacaaaacatgttaaGATTAAAAACGCTTTTCTCTTGTTCATTAACCCTCTAGAGCCTAGCATAGCGTACCGTATacgtctgtggacagattttgtgacCACGATAGCATCGCAACTGTGCAAGACGAAACTGtgcgaaactttacaggtgagTAGTTGAGATCAACCCCGCTTTACGCCTCTGGCCAGATATAGCGTCACAGCTGGCCCAGGACAATATCCAAGAAATGGCTGGAACTCACAGCAAAAATTCCCTGGTTGACTATGGAGTTATTcaacaaaaccttttttttttttttttttcaatgtcaaATATGGTATGCTCACAAAGGTAATGCCTGATGATGACTTTACACTGCACCAGAAAGAAAAGTTAGGTCCCCCTGAATCATTTGATGTAGAACGCTTGATACTGACTGAAAGAATAAGCTCAGATTTGGCAAAAATATATAACTATGTCCAGGCGTTTCTTTGTCTTTTGCATCTATGTAGGCTTTAGAGGGTTAATAATTGTTACACTGCAACTGATTTGCATACAATTAGCTAATATCACACTAGAGTGGTCTTAgttaaaatttgttttaatctaaaataagcattttttttttttaagttttcctTTTTGCGGTAGAATCAAAAACAACTCTCTGCTTAGTGACATCAATAAGATCATGGGATTACATGTTTGAGGAACTGACCTACAGACTAATTAAATTCAGGTTAAAACACAAATCCAGCCTCCTCAACACTAAAAAAGTGTGAACGTCATAAGCAGAAGCActtacatgaggagcaacagaGGTATCTTTGACAACTCTTCTCCTGCTGCGAGTGACGGGCGCTGCAGACTCTTCACTCGGGCCGGGAGACTCTGCTCTTTTAGCTGACGCACAGACACAACACAGGGTTAAAACCAtcatggatgaatggatggactTACAGGTAAATAGAGAACCAGCTCACCTCTTGTTCTTCTCCGTGAGGGAGAGTAGATGAACGAATACTCGTCTGGACAAGACTCCTCCTCTTTGGGTTCGGGGTCCAGGCTGTCTTCCACAGACTTCGTACTCCTCTTGCTGGTTCTCACCATCTTTGTGACGACTACTCCTCCTGTAATTCATAACAAAGAGTTTACACTATATTCTATGACAGACAGAAACTgagatgcagaaaaaaaaaagtagtacaAACGCAGCTCTATTTTCTGTCTGTACGCAGCTTCCAACATACCTTCCTGCTTCCCTTCCTCATCCTGAAGTCTCTTGATGAGGGCGTCTGCGACTGGGGTTTCAGAGTCCACCTCCAACGGTGAGTCCAGTAAGGGGAGGTCTTCCTCAGGGTGATCCCAGAGTTTGCTTCTAGTTGGTCGACGGGAGTTGGTGAGACCAGCATTGCTGTTAAGTTCAGGCTCGAGTTGAACTGcactttcttttatattttctgttatcGTCACTCCTCTCGTCTTCCTTGCGCTCTGAGGAATTAATACAGGAACCAATTTCACCTGGGAGTGTAAAGTGTCATCAATGATCAACAGTGCTTGGATTGGATTTATCAACATGTAATACGGaataatgtaaaatgtacaataatatgatatgaaaACTAATtagtggggctgtcaatcgattaacatatttaatcgtgattaatcacatgagtgtccatagttaaatgcaattaatcgcaaattaatcttacattttttgtcaagtatttaatactcttattaacatggaagtgggaaaatatgcttgttttatgcaaatgtatgaaacatttattattggaactcaattaacacaaaacaatgacaaatattgtccagaaaccctcacaggtactgcatttagcatcaaaaatatgctcaaatcatattttacatggcaaactcaagcccaacaggcaacaacagctgtcagtgtgtcagtgtgctgacttgactatgacttgccctcattcacatatctagaggtcagaggtcaagggacccctttgaaaatggccatggcagttattcctcgccaaaatgagttcgtttgcagcgttatttagcctccttcatgacaacctagtatgacattgtgGAGTAGGTTTTCTGgttccatatgatgccagtcTCTTCAATCTAGTTTTTAAAACAAGCCTGTTACAACcttaaaattgcaagttgtgttaatgcgttaacgaAATTGCGCCAAAAAAttattaacgcattaacgttgACGGCCctactaattattttacagaaagttgtttttcaaatgtattaaaGACAAAAGTCAGTTGGCGTTTTAACGTCAAACAAAAAAGGCTTAATATCTGTCAGCATCACATGACGGTGAATAAGATGAAGCTTCACATTCTCGGTATGTTactgacaaaaaaacattctcaTATCTACGACAACTTTCAGCTTATTCAACATCATGATcttgcaaaagaaaagaaagagatgaaTTACTTACTTGTGGATACACATTTAGGGTAATCCGGTTGGACTGTCGAGTCGCCCTGCCGGGGCTGGAAGGTTTTttgctctcttcctcctccagcgTCTCTGATGATTCTGTTTTACTTTTCCTGGAGTTGCGTTTGGCGGGGGACGCAAACACCTCCGCCTGTTTCTGCTCTTCTAACAAGATCTGTAACGGTGTTGCCACCACCTCACTGCTGCTCAATATCCTTCTGCTGGACCTCCTCGGAGTGATTTCCTGAGTGGTCCTGCGTTTGGCCGGTGTGGGACTCTTGGCGCTTGTTCGTCGAGAAACCTTTGTATCTGTGACCTcatcctcctgttcctcctcatcttcaccTTGGGTCCTTTGGCTGGACCTTGTTGAGGAGGCCCTCTGGGCAACCCGCCGCCTGGCTGGAGAAGAGGCCTTTGAGGTTGATGCAACTGTGGTGTCGTTATCCATGGCGTTCCCCTCTTCAACCTCGTCTTTAGGAGGCTCTGGCTGAGAATTACGAGTACTTCTTCGAGGTGGGCTTGCTTGGACTTTAGTTTCTTTGTTCTGTTTACTTTTTCTAGGTGTACGACTAGGCGAAGCAGGAAGCAGGTACTTTGTTTCTacctcctccacttcctctgCTTCCTCTAGGAGAGGAGAAATAAAGGAAACCGTCCTCCCTCTTGTGGTCATCCGTGTTGGGGTCGAGGGAgctttctttttcctctgagaAGTGGGCGTCTCTGGCACAGGTTTCTCTTCTTCAATATCTTTTCTCGGTCTTCCCCTGGTTTtctttcctgtttcctgctcCGTCTTAATTTCTTCCCTGTTATCCTCTTCTGTCTCTGCTACGGCTCCATGGTCCTGTTGCTCCTCCTCCACAgcagtctctgtctctgtgctgGGGGTTATCTCCGTGTCCATATTAACAGGCCCATTCTCTTCAGGCTCTTCCTGCTCCTCAGCAGGTGTTggtttgtcctcctcctcctcctctcccatctcctcctcagCAGCATCTTTTTCTGCCGTAGAGTCTTTGTCATCCACAACTTCCGGGAGTTCTCCCGTTGGAGTTGGCCCAGAGTCTGAAAGTCCTTCAGGTTCATGATCGTCAGCAAGCACTACTGCTGGGAGCTCTCCAGGTTCATGATCTTCAGGTTCATGATCTCCAGATTCATGATCGTCAGCCAAAATTACTGCTGGGAGTTCTTCAGATTCATAATCGTCAGCCAACACCACTGCTGGGAGTTCTTCTTCTGGAGTTGGCCCAGAGACTGAAAGACCTTCAGGCTCATGATCGTCAGCCGACATTGCTGCTGGGAGTTCTTCAGATTCATGATCTTCAGATTCATGATCTTCAGGTTCATGATCTTCAGGTTCATGATCTTCAGATTCATGATCTTCAGGTTCATGATCTTCAGATTCATGATCTTCAGATTCAAGATCTTCAGATTCATGATCTTCAGATTCATGATCTTCAGGTTCATGATCTTCAGATTCATGATCTTCAGATTCATGAGCTTCAGGTTCATGATCTTCAGCCAACACTACTGCTGGGAGTTCTCCTACTGGAGTTGGCCCAGAGACTGGGAGACCTGCAGGTTCGTGGTCTTCAACCAACATTACTGCTGGGAGTTCTTCAGATTCATGATCTTCAGATTCATGAGCTTCAGGTTCATGATTTTCAGATTCATGATCTTCAGGTTCATGATCTTCAGCCAACATTACTGCTGGGAGCTCTCCTACTGGAGTTGGCCCAGAGACTGGGAGACCTGCAGGTTCATGGTCTTCAACCAACATTACTAACTCTGCATCGCTCTGTTCTTTAGCATCTTCTGTCTCATGGTTTGCCCCggtgttttcagtttgtagGTCGGCAGGTTCTGCAAGTTCTGACTCTGCTGACCCATCTACCTCAATTCCATCCAAGgtgtccatctctctcctctggtCCTCTTCGGAGACTTCTCCAGACAGAGGAGGATCCTGATCATCTGCGCCCAAAAGAATAACCTCAGGTTTGGCCACAATTTCGTCAACAGCCTCCACTGCTGGAGACAGGCTGGGAGGGTCGGAGGACTGTAGATCATTCTCAATAGGCAGCGTGTCTGCCTCTTTATCCGCGTCCTCATCCAGCATCAGAGAGAAGCCGCTGTGAGTTTCAGACCTCGGGTCATCTGACACAACGGCTTGCTGAAGCTCAGGAGGACCAAGCTGAGCACCATCGACCAGGCCGTCCTGCCCCTCCACGAGCTCCAGGGGTACCAGGAGAGTGGTAGAGGGTTTGAGCTCCATGTATGATGATCCTtgctcttcatcctcatccGCTACAATCCCTTCTTCGTCTGCCCCGAGTCTCACCATCACCACCTCACCCTCCATGTCCTCCTCTACCATCTGTAATAGAGCAAACACACACGAGAAGTTATTTCTTGATTTCTTTTGATTGATCGGTTAATCATCTAGTCtcactaatcgtttcagctctacattTGTTACCTTCATCTCTACACCGGGTGTAATCAGAGAGAACGCCGCAGCCTCCTGCTCTGACAGACTtggcaggaagtgtgtgtgtccctgctgTACAAAGACTGAACTGGGTTGGAGGGGTGGCAGCCTCCCATTACCCTGGACCTCCTCAATGATCTCCACCTCACTACCAgagtcctcttcctcttcttcctcctcctcctcctcctcatcctcttcctcttcctcctcagctcGATCagactcctcctcttcatcctcatcttcttcctcagaCTCAGGGCTAGAAAGCTCTTCACTGTCGTTCACACTCACAACAGctaagagattaaaaaaaaaagagcagatgTGGGAGAAATGAGTAAAACAACACTGTAACAGCACCAGTgttaatgtgcatgtgtgtacaagCTTCCTTACAGTGGGAGTCTGTGCCAGTTGGCTCGGAGGATGTCACAGAGGCAGTAGATTTCTGGCTGGTGAACACTGGCGGAGCTTCAACATCTGCCTGCACCTCCTCTTCAACCTCACCTAGTGACTCACTGGGAGAAAGGAGAATGATATCATtcaaactgtgaaaaacaaaacaataaacagcTGAAAGGCCGGCAAAGGAAACACAGGGTTACACAACATTTTCATAGTTTCTAACCAAATTCCCACATTGATATGTACACTCATTGAAAAAGTGACTTAGAGGGTTGTTTTAATATGGATTATGACCTAAATAATATTTTCAGCTAAGGGAAAAAATACTTGCctaaagttaattaaaaaaaagttctgcCTGAAAATAATCCTTTTTTGCTGAAAGATTCCACCATTAGAGAACAAACTACAAATATTTAGTATTACTTTTCAATCGATTTAAATTCTTATTTAACTATACACATCTGAGATATGGTTTACAACAAAAAGTTTTGGATGgcttttaaattttaaaataattgGTATAGTCTTAAAGATATTTCTATCTTCTTTTTGTAAAGAGAAAAGGGCACAGACCTGTTGAAAGACGTCTGGGTCTGTGATGCGTTGTGGATTCCTGAGCGGGTGAGCGGAGGAGACAGATCGCCACCAAACAGATGTCTCTGAACAAACTCTGTCAGATCTGTCAGACAACACAGAATCATAACATCTTAGTATGAAGTCATTATAAccttgtttaaaatgtgttgggtaataatgtaatataatatttcaaTCTATACTGATAAGAGTTTCAGTTATACCATTTCCCCATATAGTGTTGTGTGTATATGAATCACTACAGTCTTGTCCAATATGCGGTTGTAATATCTTGTAatttttttacagtataaatgtgtaatttatgGACGGACCTGTTGATTGCTCCAGTTCCTCTTCTGGTTGGTTTGTGGGTTCAGTGGCTGCAGGTGGTTTCAGATACTCAGTGAACTCTGTGGATTCGGTGGCCTCCGTCTGGACGTCCTGTCCCACTGATAGATCCGGAGATTCGACCTCAGCGCCAGAGTCCGTGCTCTCAGTAACCTGGTTACAAACTAGTAGCATACAAAATGTGTCAAGCGGTGTTTAAGAGAAGTGTGGCAAAACACATGAATATTTTCAACACCTTTTATTTCTTCTGTGCCGTACTGGTGTAAAAAGTCGTAAAGAAACGAATAGAGCAAATTCTGTAAATTAATTACCTTGATTGTGGCTAGACATCTCCTCTTGGGGAAGAGTTGCAGCATCTTTATATTCGATACTTGACTCAACATCTTGTTCATCCTCCTCTTTAACTTCTTCCTCATTTTTAGTCTCCTCTTCAAGACCAATCTCAATCACGTCCTCAGATGTTTCGTCTTCTttcacctcctcttcttctcccctctctgtATCCTCTGATGTCAGGAGAGGGGTTTGCTCAGTGGTTAGTGAGGGCTCTTCCTCTGGTTCTTGAGTTTCAGTTAGGCCTTTGATATTCACCGTCACtacctcctcttctttctctggAGCAGTATGCACCTCCTCCCCTTCTTGGTCCTCTGAGAGAGCAGGGGCAGGTGCATCAAAATACTCTAGAGTGGTGTCTGTTGAACGGACAGATGCCTGGCTGGTGTCAAAGCTCAAGCTCAGGCGTGCTTGCATTGCATCTGATGGTCTGGTTTCTGCGGCGACATCATGGATGGAGAGTGACTCGCTGTCAAAGCACCTCAGCTGTGAGGAGGGAATACCACCTTCTGGAGGCAAGAACTTCACACGAGGCTGTTCTGCTTCTTCGtctccatcctcttcctcctcagcagGCTGTGAGGGCCAGGTCTTATGTGTAGCCTTGGATAGCATGCCTCTGGTCAGCAAGCTAATCTCACTGTCTGCTGCCATCTAGAGAGGAAAACGGTTCCAAAGAAGATTgtaagacacattttaatgtgcTGATGAAGACCACTAGGCACAAATTAGTAAAAcagcgttttttttgtttgtttgtttgtttgtttgtgtgtgtgaggtggctTCTCAGAGTCAACACACCACTCCTATCTTGTGCTTGGTCTTACCCCATTGGTCCATCGGATGCCCTTCTCCGGTTCAGGAGATTCTGCCTCTTCGATGAAGGTGATCCGGCTCTCTTTGTTACGGAGTGGGGGGGTGATGGAGCGTCCTGGAGAAGCAGACGGGGTGGCGACGGGTGTGGGCCTCAGGCTGCTGCGCAGGATGGATTGAGGAGTGAATGCTGAGAACACAGGGCCAGAAGCAGCCAAGGCCCGAGCTCGCTGAGAGAACAAAAACAGGAGGAAAAgtgtaaataacaaaataccAAAAATGCTCCAGGAATACAAAGTCAATTGTTAAGAAAATACACTATACATAAACAACATTtagtataaatatacataaagaTTTGACTTCTTTAGATATCCTGACAGGGTAAAGGATTAATCCTGCTCACCTTGACAACCTgcggtgtttgcagcagacTGAGTTCAGGGGCTTTGCTGATGCTTTTTGGAGAAACCCAGGAGCTGGGAGGTCTGGGAGGGCTGAGAAGAGGACGAGGGGTCTGACAGGACGGACGAACCACCAAGTCCATCAGCCTGGTTCAGATTGAAGATGAGGAAGGAATGCAAAGTATCTTTAATAGGCTGTCTTAACAAAGCTCTGTTGTGCATACACGTAGCTGTTTtggaatatacagtaaatattaaCATTCAAGTATTTGTTGAGAGTGTAGTAGTAGAGTTGAGTGTACAGTATACAATCAATAACTGAACACAATATTAAGATGTAGGTGCCATTGTTGTAActatttgaattaaaaaaaaaaaaaaaaaaaaaagttaaaatgttaaaaggtTTACATGCATAGTTTTCCAAGTCAAATATTGTATAATACACGGCTTTAACCTCTCGGTTAGTAGGCAGCACAGACTCCTCATTAATATGAAGCTCTTATGAAAGTACCTTGACTTTCGTTTGGCGGTCATGGTGATAGGAGTTCCCAGGAAGGGCTCAGAAAGGgccaaggaggaggagggcttgGGGCTGGCAGaaacaaaattgaaaaaaggttagaaaataataataatacaatttctCCTGAGATGCAACTTTGGTATTT
Above is a genomic segment from Sebastes umbrosus isolate fSebUmb1 chromosome 2, fSebUmb1.pri, whole genome shotgun sequence containing:
- the ahctf1 gene encoding protein ELYS; this translates as MHDLTAQVTSSLLPFPGVTIDALGEDEITLDSVLHGKFTVGRSGLVWLACGPHLEVVHAVTGERLSAYCFSGGGEHAPSVLAARDFSWLKRSGLLVGLEETEGSVLCLYDLGLSRVVKAVVIPGRITAIEPLVSYGGASTSTQHLHQSLRWFFGIAAVITDLGHVLLVDLCLDDLSCSQSELEASDLQVVTKSPAEIPRLREVSTRQGRHLCLQLNGPSGVGATALQYIPRTNQLAVGFSDGYLQLWNMKTLKKEYHSQLEGGRVPVHAFTFQEPENDPRNCCYLWAVQSSQDLEGDMVSLRLLQMAFSERKCLASGKILYEGLEYCEERYSQELSGTAFPLRAQATNTRLLSCQTIEKFRPHPDRDDSMNEVASPDTSVSIFSWQVKAYGQGTPSTFIGVFDINRWYHAQMPDSLRTGESLQNCPYLAVWSLDPVVQMVSQHVLLDVVVHERSLSRGLPFTCPPPEQYFNPTTYNFDATCLLNSGIVHLTCSGYQKETLSFLKKAAPCSSEIISTSYSRCLMSGLLSSRLADTQASSLSQEEQLDAILSTAVETSSLGLITGCIKQWTAEEQPGSALNLRYILDWAWNKVVQTKEELDGICAPLFDSSSNFTDPQTMQLLQHSQRLLSNLSTIFHCLLSEAQELTQKGLVGLMNKNMVSSLISKYAQVVLWFCRTGLLPEGSDDDALQISRPFYTHSVISNYYTIRREELTRLAKGKWCADCLMIDGLVGQCGERLINLWKRDENGTGQYPPPTLHALLDIYLLDNIDEAAKHAIVIYLLLDVMYSFPNKEGASVESFPPAFAIPIGLVKLVQGLWLLDHHDHQSSFELLLHPAASQCQFEWQHERVLQALMCQGQHPVALRYFHVTKPPISSTSQAKLCLSVLLHNRCLIEAWSLLRQHSNRLNMGELMGFLYESCQELGLMKELLKLPLSLTEQECLEKFLQGTGGLQNRELLMVHYLQQANYIPALQLNHSLKMNLVNERDPKLKERSNTRNSILDQYGKVLPRVQRKLAMERAKPYQHPYAIHREVSRPQPLSTITKRSVREKVMSRAGFINNVLTKIEEVWLGKGATPQSSPAKSPKPSSSLALSEPFLGTPITMTAKRKSRLMDLVVRPSCQTPRPLLSPPRPPSSWVSPKSISKAPELSLLQTPQVVKRARALAASGPVFSAFTPQSILRSSLRPTPVATPSASPGRSITPPLRNKESRITFIEEAESPEPEKGIRWTNGMAADSEISLLTRGMLSKATHKTWPSQPAEEEEDGDEEAEQPRVKFLPPEGGIPSSQLRCFDSESLSIHDVAAETRPSDAMQARLSLSFDTSQASVRSTDTTLEYFDAPAPALSEDQEGEEVHTAPEKEEEVVTVNIKGLTETQEPEEEPSLTTEQTPLLTSEDTERGEEEEVKEDETSEDVIEIGLEEETKNEEEVKEEDEQDVESSIEYKDAATLPQEEMSSHNQVCNQVTESTDSGAEVESPDLSVGQDVQTEATESTEFTEYLKPPAATEPTNQPEEELEQSTDLTEFVQRHLFGGDLSPPLTRSGIHNASQTQTSFNSESLGEVEEEVQADVEAPPVFTSQKSTASVTSSEPTGTDSHSVVSVNDSEELSSPESEEEDEDEEEESDRAEEEEEEDEEEEEEEEEEEDSGSEVEIIEEVQGNGRLPPLQPSSVFVQQGHTHFLPSLSEQEAAAFSLITPGVEMKMVEEDMEGEVVMVRLGADEEGIVADEDEEQGSSYMELKPSTTLLVPLELVEGQDGLVDGAQLGPPELQQAVVSDDPRSETHSGFSLMLDEDADKEADTLPIENDLQSSDPPSLSPAVEAVDEIVAKPEVILLGADDQDPPLSGEVSEEDQRREMDTLDGIEVDGSAESELAEPADLQTENTGANHETEDAKEQSDAELVMLVEDHEPAGLPVSGPTPVGELPAVMLAEDHEPEDHESENHEPEAHESEDHESEELPAVMLVEDHEPAGLPVSGPTPVGELPAVVLAEDHEPEAHESEDHESEDHEPEDHESEDHESEDLESEDHESEDHEPEDHESEDHEPEDHEPEDHESEDHESEELPAAMSADDHEPEGLSVSGPTPEEELPAVVLADDYESEELPAVILADDHESGDHEPEDHEPGELPAVVLADDHEPEGLSDSGPTPTGELPEVVDDKDSTAEKDAAEEEMGEEEEEDKPTPAEEQEEPEENGPVNMDTEITPSTETETAVEEEQQDHGAVAETEEDNREEIKTEQETGKKTRGRPRKDIEEEKPVPETPTSQRKKKAPSTPTRMTTRGRTVSFISPLLEEAEEVEEVETKYLLPASPSRTPRKSKQNKETKVQASPPRRSTRNSQPEPPKDEVEEGNAMDNDTTVASTSKASSPARRRVAQRASSTRSSQRTQGEDEEEQEDEVTDTKVSRRTSAKSPTPAKRRTTQEITPRRSSRRILSSSEVVATPLQILLEEQKQAEVFASPAKRNSRKSKTESSETLEEEESKKPSSPGRATRQSNRITLNVYPQVKLVPVLIPQSARKTRGVTITENIKESAVQLEPELNSNAGLTNSRRPTRSKLWDHPEEDLPLLDSPLEVDSETPVADALIKRLQDEEGKQEGGVVVTKMVRTSKRSTKSVEDSLDPEPKEEESCPDEYSFIYSPSRRRTRAKRAESPGPSEESAAPVTRSRRRVVKDTSVAPHDEIDLEEDLVEVEKAAAVSKSRKSVKRTAKSKAVLKPFPIAEVDLISPLPSPAEPIPRALKRISEEDAPTSSMNLRRKRIMDTVFTKPVTRRKKL